A window of Prolixibacter sp. SD074 contains these coding sequences:
- the ettA gene encoding energy-dependent translational throttle protein EttA, which produces MSEDRQIIFSMYKVSKTFPPQKQVIKDISLSFFLGAKIGIIGLNGSGKSTLLKIIAGLEKDYQGEVVFSPGYDVGYLPQEPQLDESKTVKEIVQEGTQEVVDILNEYEEINQKFGLPEYYEDADKMQKLMDRQAALQEHIDATDAWNLDNKLERAMDALRCPDGDTSVSILSGGERRRVALCRLLLQEPDVLLLDEPTNHLDAESVQWLEMHLQQYKGTVISITHDRYFLDNVAGWILELDRGEGIPWKGNYTGWLEQKQKKMDQEAKGNAKRRKTLEHELEWVRMSPKARHAKSKARLGAYEKLLNEDVKQKEEKLEIFIPNGPRLGDKVIEAHGVSKGFGERLLFENLDFVLPPNGIVGVIGPNGAGKTTLFKMIMDMEKPDNGTFSIGETVTLGYADQTHTDIDPEKTVFQVISGGNDEVQVGGRSINARAYAARFNFSGADQEKKCGILSGGERNRLHLALTLKSGANVLLLDEPTNDIDVNTLRALEEGLDSFAGCGVVISHDRWFLDRVATHILAFEGNSSVYFFEGSYSEYEENKKKRFGDTGPHRIKYKKLVK; this is translated from the coding sequence ATGAGCGAAGACAGGCAGATCATTTTTTCGATGTATAAGGTTAGTAAAACCTTCCCACCGCAGAAACAGGTCATCAAAGACATTTCTCTTTCCTTTTTCCTTGGAGCGAAAATTGGGATCATTGGTTTGAACGGTTCCGGTAAGTCAACTCTGCTAAAGATTATTGCCGGCCTGGAAAAAGATTACCAGGGCGAGGTGGTATTTTCGCCGGGGTACGATGTGGGTTACCTTCCCCAGGAACCGCAACTCGATGAATCCAAAACGGTAAAGGAAATTGTGCAGGAAGGTACCCAGGAAGTAGTCGACATACTGAATGAATATGAGGAAATCAACCAGAAGTTCGGTCTGCCCGAATATTATGAGGATGCCGACAAGATGCAGAAGTTGATGGATCGTCAGGCTGCATTGCAGGAACACATTGATGCTACCGATGCCTGGAATCTCGATAACAAACTGGAACGTGCCATGGATGCCTTGCGCTGTCCGGACGGTGATACGTCGGTGAGTATTTTATCGGGTGGTGAGCGTCGCCGTGTGGCCCTCTGTCGTCTACTGCTTCAAGAACCCGACGTACTGCTGCTCGATGAGCCGACCAACCACCTGGATGCTGAATCGGTGCAGTGGCTCGAAATGCACCTTCAGCAATATAAAGGTACGGTCATCTCCATTACGCACGACCGCTACTTCCTCGATAATGTGGCTGGCTGGATCCTGGAGCTCGACAGGGGCGAAGGCATTCCCTGGAAAGGAAATTATACCGGATGGCTGGAGCAGAAGCAAAAGAAGATGGACCAGGAAGCGAAAGGAAATGCAAAGCGCAGGAAAACATTGGAGCATGAGCTGGAGTGGGTACGTATGAGCCCCAAAGCCCGTCATGCCAAATCAAAAGCCCGTTTGGGAGCTTACGAAAAGTTGCTGAACGAGGATGTGAAACAGAAAGAGGAAAAACTGGAAATCTTTATTCCCAATGGTCCGCGTCTTGGTGATAAAGTGATTGAAGCACATGGCGTTTCCAAAGGATTTGGTGAACGATTGCTATTCGAAAATCTTGATTTTGTTTTGCCGCCTAACGGGATTGTTGGGGTAATTGGTCCCAATGGTGCTGGTAAAACCACCTTGTTCAAGATGATTATGGACATGGAGAAACCGGATAACGGAACTTTTTCTATTGGAGAAACGGTTACGCTAGGTTATGCCGATCAAACACACACTGATATTGATCCGGAGAAGACGGTGTTCCAGGTCATTTCAGGAGGTAACGATGAGGTTCAGGTCGGAGGGCGCTCTATCAATGCAAGAGCTTATGCTGCCCGCTTCAACTTCAGTGGTGCCGACCAGGAGAAGAAATGTGGCATACTATCGGGAGGTGAACGCAACAGGCTGCATCTGGCACTTACGCTGAAGTCGGGTGCTAACGTGCTGCTTCTCGATGAGCCAACCAACGATATTGATGTGAATACATTGCGGGCGCTGGAAGAAGGCCTTGACAGTTTTGCCGGTTGTGGCGTTGTTATTTCACACGACCGGTGGTTTTTGGACCGTGTTGCCACCCATATTTTGGCCTTTGAAGGCAACTCTTCGGTGTACTTTTTCGAAGGAAGTTACTCCGAATACGAAGAAAACAAGAAAAAACGCTTTGGAGATACCGGTCCACACCGGATAAAATACAAGAAATTGGTTAAATGA
- a CDS encoding RNA polymerase sigma factor: protein MNDHDIVKQVVDGNENAFRFLVQKHQKLVWHVVWRVVGKPDEIEDICQDVFMKVYKNISRFRNESKLSTWIGSIAWNTCSDYLKKHKRDRLDLSGTIPVKAELAMTDDATWRAVHETDMKAVVRKGIEQLPMSYHTVLTLYHLEEFSYHEIDEITGMPEGTVKSCLNRARKQLREILEHALPGEAGVFHRMES, encoded by the coding sequence ATGAACGATCACGATATCGTAAAACAGGTAGTTGATGGAAATGAAAATGCTTTCCGGTTTTTGGTGCAGAAACATCAGAAGTTGGTGTGGCATGTGGTTTGGCGTGTGGTCGGGAAGCCGGATGAAATCGAAGATATTTGCCAGGATGTTTTTATGAAAGTGTACAAAAACATCTCCCGTTTCCGGAACGAATCGAAGCTGTCGACCTGGATTGGCTCCATTGCCTGGAATACTTGTTCTGATTACCTGAAAAAGCACAAACGTGATCGATTGGATTTGTCAGGGACCATTCCGGTAAAAGCCGAATTGGCAATGACCGATGATGCGACCTGGCGTGCGGTGCACGAAACCGACATGAAGGCGGTGGTGCGGAAAGGTATCGAACAGCTGCCGATGTCCTATCATACCGTTTTGACGCTCTACCATCTGGAGGAGTTTTCGTACCACGAAATTGACGAGATTACCGGCATGCCGGAAGGAACGGTGAAAAGCTGCCTGAACCGGGCGCGAAAGCAGTTACGGGAAATATTGGAACATGCCCTTCCGGGGGAAGCCGGGGTTTTTCATCGAATGGAATCATGA